A region of the Leeuwenhoekiella sp. MAR_2009_132 genome:
AGGCAATGTTTAATTACAAAGACCTGCTAAACCATCATAAATACGCTAACAATTATGATTATAATAAAGCGGTTTATTTAATGAGTTTGTTTCCCATACTCGATAATGGGTTTTTAGTCTTAAAAGAAGAAGAAAGCTTCTCTTCCCCTATTTCTGTTGTATTTTATGAGCGCTATGATAATCTAGAGACTCTTAAAACTTATTTAGACGAAAAAACAGACCAGATACAATGTATTGTTGCTTCGGGATTTGATCAAAAAGAAGTAGGCTTCGGGCAGGCTCAAAAGCCGAATCTTAGTGATTATGCTGATGGTGTAGATACCATTGCATTTTTACTAAAAATATAAAGGTTTGCATCCTATAAATTATTAATTATTTAAGGTCTTTTGTTAAGCTTTTAGGCATCTTTGCATTGCTTTTTAAAATAACAATACCGTGTTGAGAATCGCAGTAGTTTCTTATGTATTGTATTTTAAAATCCGTAATTTTTCGACTTCTAAAAATAAAGATTAAGCAGATCAAATATTCAATCCATGAAAAAACATAATTTCAGTGCCGGACCAAGTATTCTTCCTCAAGAAGTGCTTAAACAGGCCTCTGACGCCGTATTAAATTTCAACAATTCAGGTTTATCACTTATAGAAATTTCTCATCGTAGTAAAGACTTCGTTGATGTGATGGAAGAAGCTCGTGAGCTTGCACTGCAACTTTTAGGTCTTGAAGGTAAAGGCTATAAAGCACTATTTCTTCAGGGAGGTGCTAGTATGCAGTTTGTTATGGCAGCATACAACTTACTAGAAAATAAAGCAGGATACTTAAACACAGGGACCTGGAGTGATAAGGCAATTAAAGAAGCAAAGATTTTTGGAGATGTTGTTGAAGTAGCTAGTTCTAAGGATAAAAATTTTAATTATATACCTAAAGATTATTCAATTCCTTCAGGTTTAGATTACCTACACGTTACTACAAACAATACTATTTTTGGGACACAACTTAAAAACATACCTGCTTTAGACATTCCGCTAGTGGCAGATATGAGTAGTGATATTTTCTCTAGACAATTAGATTTTACCAAGTTTGATCTTATTTATGCAGGAGCTCAGAAAAATATGGGGCCAGCAGGTACAACGCTCGTAGTGGTACGTGAAGATATTTTAGGTAAAGTAACACGTCAGGTACCGGCGATGTTAGATTATACACAACATATTTCTAAAGGTAGTATGTACAATACACCTCCTGTATTTGCCGTTTACACTTCTTTATTAACCTTAAGATGGTTAAAGAATAATGGTGGTATTAAAGGTGCAGAAGAAAATAACGATAAAAAAGCTACTCTTATTTATTCTGAAATAGATTTAAATCCGCTATTTACAGGATTTGCAGCCGTAGAAGATCGCTCTACTATGAATGCCACATTTAACCTTACAGAAGATAATCTAAAGGAAACTTTTGATACGATGCTTAAAGAAGCTGGTATTAGCGGGGTAAATGGTCACCGCAGTGTAGGTGGCTACCGTGCCTCTATGTACAATGCATTGTCACTTCAGAGCGTAGGAACTCTGGTTGATGTTATGAGTGAATTAGAGCGTAAAGCCTAATCTCTTTAAATTAATCAGTAGTACAACAACAAATGGAAACTGTAAAATGGGGTTAACCTCCTATTATTAACACTCGCAAAGCGGGTAAATTTAAATATAAAAGATGAAAGTTTTAGCAAACGATGGCATTTCACAATCTGGAGTAGACGCTCTAAAAGCTGCCGGTTTTGAGATCATCACCACTAAAGTTGCTCAAGAGCAATTAGAAAACTATATCAACGAAAATCAAATAGACGCGCTACTTGTACGTAGTGCGACTAAAGTGCGCAAAGAACTTATAGATGCCTGTCCTAGCCTTAAATTAATAGGTCGTGGTGGTGTAGGTATGGATAACATTGATGTTCAATATGCAAAGGATAAAGGACTAAGCGTAATAAACACTCCGGCATCTTCATCTGCATCTGTAGCAGAATTGGTTTTTGCACATTTATATGGTGGTGTACGTTTCTTATATGACGCTAACCGCAATATGCCTTTAGAGGGAGAATCAAAATTTGGTGATCTTAAAAAAGCATATGCAAATGGTGTAGAATTAAGAGGAAAAACCTTAGGTGTTATCGGTTTTGGTCGTATTGGCCAGGCTACCGCAAAAGTTGCATTAGGGGCAGGAATGAAAGTTATTTATTCTGACCCTTATATGGAAAAAGCCGAAGTGAAGCTTGACTTTTTTGATGGGCAGGAAGTAACATTTAAGTTTGAAAGCAAATCTAAAGAAGATGTTCTTAAAGAAGCAGATTTTATTACCTTACACGTACCAGCTCAAAAAGAGTATGTTATAGGTAAAGCTGAATTAGAAATGATGAAAGATGGTGCTGCACTTATTAATGCTGCACGTGGTGGTGTTGTAGACGAGATCGCTTTAATAGATGCCTTAGACTCTGGTAAATTAGCATTTGCAGGATTAGATGTTTTTGAAAGCGAACCTAAGCCAGAAATCAGAATTCTTATGCATCCTAAAATCACATTGTCTCCGCACATTGGTGCTGCTACAAATGAAGCTCAGGATCGTATAGGTACTGAACTTGCAGAACAAATAGATGCTATTTTAAAGAAATAAATAGATCTAAGCATCCTAAATTCAAAAGCCGAAAGAGATTTCGGCTTTTTTTGTGGGCAACAATCCTTAATAAATTGTTAAAATATTTAAAAACTTCTTATCTTTAAAGTCTAACATTAATAATTAATTAAAATGGCAGGGTTATTAGACTTATTAAATAGTGATTTAGGAAAACAGCTTATTAGTGGAGCAAGTGCACAAACTGGCGCTTCAGAAAGCAAAACTGCAGATGTGTTAAGCATGGCATTACCCGTACTACTAGGTGCAATGAAAAAAAATGCACAAACCCAAGAGGGTGCTTCCGGTTTATTAGGCGCTTTAAGTAACAAACATGATGGCAGCATTTTAGATAATTTAGGAAGTCTCTTAGGTGGTGGCAGTGTTGATCAAAATGTTATAAGCGATGGTGCAGGTATTTTAAGTCACGTTTTAGGAGGTAAGCAACCTGTTGTAGAAAATACACTAAGTCAAAAATCTGGCCTTGACGCCGGTACCGTAGCTCAAATTTTAAAAATAGCAGCTCCTATTCTTCTAGGTGTTATAGGTAAAGAAACTAAACAAAATAACGTAAATGATTCTAGCGCACTCTCCGGAATATTAGGAAGTATGTTAGGAGGCCAGCCCAAAGGAAATCAAAGTCTTATCGAAAGCTTAATAGATGCAGACGGTGACGGCAGCGTTTTAGATGATGTTGCCGGTATGGTTTTAGGATCTAATAAAAAAGGTGGCCTTGGCGGAATGCTAGGTGGTCTTTTTGGAAAATAGTTTTCATTGCTTAAGTGATTAGTAAGCCGCTTTTTAAGCGGCTTTTATTTTGCATTAAATTTGGCAGGAGTTTTGTAGCTTTAAAAGAAAAAGTATGAAACCATTTATTTACTTCTTTGTCGCCCTGGGTCTTATTTACGGTTGTGCCAGTACTCAAACCAATAAAAAATTGACAGGGAATAATGCTACGACCACTGCAAATGATACCGTACGTATCGCAAATGACAGCCTAGAATATGAGATCCTAATTATAGAACCCGGATTCAATACCTTTTTAGTTTCTATTGCACGACCAGAAGGCTATTACACACAAAATTACTTAGAAAACAAAAATAGGTTTCTGGTTATTGAATATAATCAAAGAGTAAATCAACCCTTTACTTTTGATCCTAATCTATACCCACAGCAAATTAATTATGACAACAATGTAGATTATGGTTATGAAGTAAATTATAAACTATATAATTATTTTGTATTTTTTAGTAGGCAATACAATCAGCGATTTAGCGTACCTACCCGAATTTAAATCATTGCCACTTTTTTAAATACGGAATACTATATTTGCGCCGTGAAAAAATTTAAGGAAAACTGGGAAATCACCCAAAACTGGCAATTAATTTATCCCTTTTTAGGAATAGTGCTCGCATTAGGATCAGGATTGCTTATAGCATATCGATTTAATGATTATTTTGAATCTGGAAGTGTAACTCAACTTCTATTTTTAGGCATTGCTACTCTCCTACTTGCGTATCTCTTTGTTAAAATTAGTTTGTTTTTTTTTGAAAAACTTAAAAATCGCTGGATTTTAGAATACCGCTGGCAATTTATTGCGGTTTTTATTGTATTTGCAATCACCGGTTCTACTGCCGGGAGAATATCAAGTCCGGTAATGAATTTGATAGGACTCGATTATGATTCTACTTCGGGATGGCTCTATTGGCCATTGCGTATAGTACTTATATTTCCGCTTTACCAAATTTTGCTTTTAGCTGTAGCCTGGATTTTTGGTCAATATAAATTTTTCTATCAGTTTGAAAAGAAAATGCTTTCCCGTATGGGCCTTGGGTTTCTGTTTACTAAGTAGCAGAAAATCCTGGAATAAAATTCAATAAAAAACCTTCAGAACCGTCTTTAAACAGCGCTGAAGGTTTTTTTATGTCTTCTACATTGAAAAACTAATTCTTGTTTTTCTCAGGTTCTGAAAACAAATCTAGATAGGCCTGTCCTAAAAATTCAATAATCACACCAGCCGTCAGGC
Encoded here:
- the serC gene encoding 3-phosphoserine/phosphohydroxythreonine transaminase, which gives rise to MKKHNFSAGPSILPQEVLKQASDAVLNFNNSGLSLIEISHRSKDFVDVMEEARELALQLLGLEGKGYKALFLQGGASMQFVMAAYNLLENKAGYLNTGTWSDKAIKEAKIFGDVVEVASSKDKNFNYIPKDYSIPSGLDYLHVTTNNTIFGTQLKNIPALDIPLVADMSSDIFSRQLDFTKFDLIYAGAQKNMGPAGTTLVVVREDILGKVTRQVPAMLDYTQHISKGSMYNTPPVFAVYTSLLTLRWLKNNGGIKGAEENNDKKATLIYSEIDLNPLFTGFAAVEDRSTMNATFNLTEDNLKETFDTMLKEAGISGVNGHRSVGGYRASMYNALSLQSVGTLVDVMSELERKA
- a CDS encoding DUF937 domain-containing protein, whose protein sequence is MAGLLDLLNSDLGKQLISGASAQTGASESKTADVLSMALPVLLGAMKKNAQTQEGASGLLGALSNKHDGSILDNLGSLLGGGSVDQNVISDGAGILSHVLGGKQPVVENTLSQKSGLDAGTVAQILKIAAPILLGVIGKETKQNNVNDSSALSGILGSMLGGQPKGNQSLIESLIDADGDGSVLDDVAGMVLGSNKKGGLGGMLGGLFGK
- a CDS encoding DUF6787 family protein, translating into MKKFKENWEITQNWQLIYPFLGIVLALGSGLLIAYRFNDYFESGSVTQLLFLGIATLLLAYLFVKISLFFFEKLKNRWILEYRWQFIAVFIVFAITGSTAGRISSPVMNLIGLDYDSTSGWLYWPLRIVLIFPLYQILLLAVAWIFGQYKFFYQFEKKMLSRMGLGFLFTK
- a CDS encoding DUF6146 family protein, which codes for MKPFIYFFVALGLIYGCASTQTNKKLTGNNATTTANDTVRIANDSLEYEILIIEPGFNTFLVSIARPEGYYTQNYLENKNRFLVIEYNQRVNQPFTFDPNLYPQQINYDNNVDYGYEVNYKLYNYFVFFSRQYNQRFSVPTRI
- a CDS encoding D-2-hydroxyacid dehydrogenase, translated to MKVLANDGISQSGVDALKAAGFEIITTKVAQEQLENYINENQIDALLVRSATKVRKELIDACPSLKLIGRGGVGMDNIDVQYAKDKGLSVINTPASSSASVAELVFAHLYGGVRFLYDANRNMPLEGESKFGDLKKAYANGVELRGKTLGVIGFGRIGQATAKVALGAGMKVIYSDPYMEKAEVKLDFFDGQEVTFKFESKSKEDVLKEADFITLHVPAQKEYVIGKAELEMMKDGAALINAARGGVVDEIALIDALDSGKLAFAGLDVFESEPKPEIRILMHPKITLSPHIGAATNEAQDRIGTELAEQIDAILKK